In one Thermithiobacillus plumbiphilus genomic region, the following are encoded:
- a CDS encoding V-type ATP synthase subunit B yields MRADLTVAGAATRIEGPLLFLRRTLDVGLNEAVEVIGVDGRPRLGRISALDTQFMTIEVLEPTAGLSLPDTRVRFLGEPIHFSVGPGILGRVFSGVGRPIDGGPPIPAEQDLPVEGRPINPALRGMPRDFIQTGITAVDLMNSLIRGQKLPIFSAGGLPHDRIAIEIAGNARLLGAEAEAFAIVFAGIGISHDTAEHFRRAMETSGALESTALFLNLASDSSTQRLLTPRFALTAAEYLAFHEGRHVLVIMTDMTNYCEALREVSASHGEIPSRKGYPGYMYSDLASIYERAGRIEDLPGTLTQLPILSMPSDDITHPIPDLTGYITEGQLVLDRDLNRRGLHPPINVLASLSRLMKDGIGEGYTDEDHPALATQLYAAYARAVQVRTLSSIVGPEGLSDLDRIYLDFGKRFEEELIHQDEARSLQESMDIGWDILRSLPASELSRLSEAQIDRHIKAQHHA; encoded by the coding sequence ATGCGCGCTGATCTCACTGTGGCAGGAGCGGCCACCCGGATCGAGGGGCCACTACTCTTCCTGCGCCGGACCCTCGATGTGGGCCTCAACGAGGCGGTTGAAGTCATTGGCGTGGATGGCCGCCCCCGGCTGGGGCGCATCTCCGCGCTGGACACCCAGTTCATGACCATTGAAGTGCTGGAGCCCACCGCCGGGCTCTCCCTGCCGGATACCCGGGTGCGCTTTCTGGGCGAGCCGATCCACTTCAGCGTGGGACCGGGTATCCTCGGCCGTGTGTTCAGTGGCGTGGGGCGCCCGATCGATGGCGGGCCACCCATCCCCGCCGAACAGGACCTGCCGGTGGAGGGACGGCCCATCAACCCGGCCTTGCGCGGCATGCCCAGGGATTTCATTCAAACCGGCATCACCGCTGTGGACCTGATGAACAGCCTCATCCGCGGGCAGAAACTGCCGATCTTTTCCGCCGGCGGGCTGCCGCACGACCGGATCGCCATCGAAATCGCGGGCAATGCGCGGCTATTGGGCGCGGAGGCGGAAGCCTTTGCCATCGTGTTTGCCGGCATCGGCATCTCCCACGATACGGCGGAACACTTCCGCCGCGCCATGGAGACGAGTGGCGCCCTGGAAAGCACCGCGCTTTTTCTGAATCTCGCCAGTGATTCCAGCACGCAGCGCCTGCTGACCCCCCGCTTTGCCCTGACAGCGGCGGAATACCTGGCATTTCACGAGGGGCGACATGTCCTGGTGATCATGACCGACATGACCAACTACTGCGAGGCCTTGCGAGAGGTCTCCGCCAGCCACGGCGAGATCCCGAGCCGCAAAGGCTATCCCGGATACATGTACTCCGATCTGGCGAGCATTTATGAGCGTGCGGGGCGCATCGAAGATCTGCCGGGCACCCTGACCCAGCTCCCCATCCTGAGCATGCCCAGCGACGACATCACCCACCCCATACCGGATCTGACCGGCTACATTACCGAGGGCCAGCTCGTGCTGGACCGGGATCTGAACCGTCGCGGCCTCCATCCGCCAATCAATGTCCTGGCCAGCCTGTCGCGCCTGATGAAAGACGGCATCGGCGAAGGCTACACGGACGAGGATCATCCGGCCCTGGCCACGCAACTGTATGCCGCCTATGCCCGGGCCGTGCAGGTGCGCACCCTGTCCAGCATCGTGGGGCCGGAAGGGCTCTCGGATCTGGATCGCATCTATCTCGATTTCGGCAAGCGTTTCGAGGAGGAACTGATCCACCAGGATGAAGCGCGCTCGCTCCAGGAAAGCATGGATATCGGCTGGGACATCCTGCGCAGTCTGCCTGCCAGCGAACTGAGCCGGTTGAGCGAGGCCCAGATCGACCGGCATATCAAGGCACAGCATCATGCCTGA
- a CDS encoding V-type ATP synthase subunit D has product MPDGAYNEPPSPTALLRLREERRLVREAYGFLDEKRLLLAAEVLRQTQAYESEMQAFHELHRRAATALREALLRHGLDGLEVYPAPASGDAGLNIKSRNFLGVHLLTAELQPGSATDAPSPINPSPEAERCTPLFQELVSRATALAARSGNLHRLLNEYHRTERRARALADVILPELEAGLNYMAAQLEEADQEDIVRVRLGARSRTE; this is encoded by the coding sequence ATGCCTGATGGCGCTTATAACGAGCCCCCCAGCCCCACCGCCCTCCTGCGCCTGCGGGAGGAGCGCCGGCTGGTTCGCGAGGCTTACGGTTTCCTCGACGAAAAACGGCTGCTCCTTGCCGCTGAGGTCCTCCGGCAGACGCAAGCCTATGAAAGCGAGATGCAGGCATTCCACGAGCTGCACCGGAGGGCTGCGACCGCACTTCGGGAAGCGCTGCTGCGCCATGGGCTGGATGGGCTTGAAGTCTACCCGGCGCCCGCCAGTGGGGATGCCGGGCTGAACATCAAATCCAGGAACTTCCTGGGTGTTCACCTGCTGACGGCCGAGCTGCAACCGGGATCTGCCACGGACGCGCCGTCGCCGATCAATCCCTCGCCGGAGGCCGAACGCTGCACGCCCCTCTTCCAGGAACTCGTCTCCCGCGCCACCGCTCTCGCCGCCCGCTCCGGCAACCTGCATCGTCTGCTGAATGAGTACCACCGCACCGAGCGGCGGGCGCGCGCCCTCGCGGACGTCATCCTGCCCGAACTGGAGGCCGGTCTGAACTACATGGCCGCGCAGCTTGAAGAAGCGGATCAGGAGGATATCGTGCGTGTGCGGCTGGGAGCCAGATCGAGGACCGAGTGA
- a CDS encoding V-type ATP synthase subunit A yields MASQNGSERQNATALIEWISGPVLRARSEDPFQINEAVLVGDRRLLGEVIRIQGAEIVVQIYESTSGLRPGVLVQGTGLPLSIRLGPGLLGGIFDGLLRPLFGAQSHYVQAGMYTQPGKTFHFKPLVQNGQQLDPGSRVGELRAAEGKPQYCLLPPDLQGRVLQILPEGDYSDTQAIGTLEATDGGQHDIAMSHLWPVRLPRPITERLPADSPLITGQRVLDSLFPIARGGRAVLPGGFGTGKTVLQETLAKWAAADIIVYVGCGERGNEMTGILHEFAALQDPKTNRPLLERTVIIANTSNMPVAAREASIYTGVTVAEYYRDQGLHVALMADSTTRWAEALREISGRLGELPGEGGYPPYLSSRLAEFYERAAHVRCLDGSLGSLTIIGAVSPPGADLSEPVSMHTKRYVRSFWALDRGRAHARFYPAIDPLQSYSEDIPVLESWWRDNGNPQWASDRRRFLTLLEQQAHLERMARIIGKDVLPPRQQVTLLAASLINEGFLRQSAYSPVDRFASPARQGTMMRIIVRLAELAEQAVDAGASADEIGGLPVFRKLERMAEEIPEGSEDQFRQLSAEMESAFATLLEKGDHAR; encoded by the coding sequence ATGGCGAGCCAGAACGGCAGTGAAAGGCAAAACGCCACGGCCCTGATCGAGTGGATCAGCGGGCCCGTGTTGCGGGCCCGAAGCGAGGACCCGTTTCAGATCAATGAGGCGGTCCTGGTGGGAGACAGGCGTCTGCTCGGGGAGGTGATTCGTATCCAGGGTGCGGAGATCGTGGTCCAGATCTATGAAAGCACGAGTGGCCTGCGTCCCGGCGTGCTGGTTCAGGGGACCGGGCTGCCCCTGTCCATCCGGCTTGGGCCGGGCCTGCTTGGCGGGATTTTCGACGGCCTGCTGCGGCCCTTGTTCGGGGCGCAGTCGCACTATGTTCAAGCGGGCATGTACACCCAGCCAGGCAAAACCTTCCACTTCAAGCCGTTGGTCCAAAATGGTCAACAGCTTGATCCGGGGAGCCGGGTCGGGGAGCTGCGCGCTGCGGAGGGCAAGCCGCAATACTGCCTGCTGCCCCCTGATCTGCAGGGCCGGGTGCTGCAAATATTGCCCGAAGGCGATTACAGCGATACGCAGGCCATCGGCACCCTTGAGGCAACGGACGGGGGGCAGCATGACATTGCCATGAGCCATCTCTGGCCGGTGCGCCTGCCCCGCCCCATCACCGAACGGCTGCCGGCTGACAGTCCGCTGATCACCGGCCAGCGGGTGCTGGACAGCCTGTTTCCCATTGCCCGGGGCGGCCGGGCTGTATTACCGGGCGGTTTCGGCACGGGCAAGACCGTGCTCCAGGAGACGCTCGCCAAGTGGGCCGCGGCCGACATCATCGTGTATGTGGGCTGCGGTGAGCGGGGCAATGAGATGACAGGCATCCTGCATGAGTTCGCGGCACTTCAGGATCCGAAGACCAATCGCCCCTTGCTCGAAAGGACGGTCATCATCGCCAATACCTCCAATATGCCCGTCGCCGCCCGTGAGGCCAGTATCTACACCGGTGTGACCGTGGCCGAGTACTACCGCGATCAGGGCTTGCACGTTGCCCTGATGGCGGACTCGACGACGCGCTGGGCGGAAGCCCTGCGCGAGATCTCCGGTCGTCTGGGCGAACTGCCCGGCGAAGGGGGCTACCCGCCCTATCTCAGCAGCCGGCTCGCGGAATTCTACGAGCGTGCCGCGCACGTCCGCTGCCTGGATGGCAGCCTAGGATCGCTCACCATCATCGGCGCCGTCAGTCCACCCGGCGCCGATCTGTCCGAGCCCGTATCCATGCATACCAAACGTTATGTACGCTCCTTCTGGGCCCTCGACCGCGGCCGGGCCCATGCCCGCTTCTACCCGGCCATCGATCCGCTGCAATCCTACTCCGAAGACATCCCCGTACTTGAATCGTGGTGGCGTGATAACGGCAATCCGCAGTGGGCATCCGACCGGCGCCGTTTCCTGACTCTGCTGGAACAGCAGGCGCACCTTGAGCGCATGGCGCGCATCATCGGCAAGGATGTCCTCCCACCGCGCCAGCAGGTCACCCTGCTCGCCGCCAGCCTGATCAATGAGGGATTTCTCAGACAGTCGGCCTACTCACCGGTGGATCGCTTTGCCTCGCCGGCGCGTCAAGGCACCATGATGCGAATCATCGTCCGGCTCGCTGAGCTGGCCGAGCAGGCAGTCGATGCCGGTGCCAGCGCCGATGAAATCGGCGGCCTGCCGGTTTTCCGCAAGCTCGAGCGCATGGCGGAGGAGATTCCGGAGGGCAGCGAAGACCAGTTCCGGCAGCTTTCCGCGGAGATGGAATCGGCATTCGCCACACTCCTGGAGAAAGGCGATCATGCGCGCTGA
- a CDS encoding XRE family transcriptional regulator, with product MLENLSQRLIGYRVKAAREASGWTQDRLAEAMGLKDRQSVSDIENGKRALKPDELVLLTDTLDRELDFFLDPFQVAGEAQFSWRASPGLAEHSLDGFELRAGQWIGLLRWLREKEQDRPNPLKHTLRLTAQSSYEDAIARAESLVEALDLGVVPAERLAEKIEQELDIPVLYVDTIETPEGDSISGATCHLQDMGMILINRNEPEARRFFDLAHELFHALTWDAMKPDHRESNSIEDRAKGKRIEQLANNFAAALLMPQASLANLIDKRRIDDVSHLADVAMQLRVAPVALAWRLFNLTWICAETRDALQQEHQRPSVAGTPKRFSPAFINMLHRAIDRGHLSARKAAKAMGATLTQLVDLFAEHSLPAPFEL from the coding sequence ATGCTAGAAAATCTGTCACAGCGACTCATCGGCTATCGCGTCAAAGCTGCCCGCGAGGCGTCCGGCTGGACGCAGGACCGGCTGGCTGAGGCCATGGGCCTGAAAGACCGCCAGAGCGTTTCCGATATCGAGAATGGCAAGCGGGCGCTCAAACCGGATGAACTCGTCCTGCTGACCGACACCTTGGATCGCGAACTCGACTTCTTCCTCGATCCATTCCAGGTAGCGGGCGAGGCCCAGTTCTCCTGGCGCGCCTCCCCCGGACTGGCCGAGCACAGCCTGGACGGTTTCGAGCTGAGGGCCGGACAGTGGATCGGACTGCTGCGCTGGTTGCGTGAGAAGGAGCAGGACCGGCCCAACCCCCTCAAGCACACCCTGCGGCTTACCGCGCAATCCTCATACGAGGATGCGATCGCCCGTGCCGAAAGCCTGGTCGAGGCGCTCGACCTGGGTGTTGTTCCGGCCGAGCGGCTGGCCGAGAAGATCGAGCAGGAGCTCGACATCCCGGTCCTGTACGTCGACACGATCGAAACCCCGGAGGGAGATTCAATCTCCGGTGCGACCTGTCATCTCCAGGACATGGGTATGATCCTGATCAACCGCAACGAGCCGGAGGCCCGTCGCTTCTTCGACCTGGCCCATGAACTGTTCCACGCCCTGACCTGGGATGCCATGAAGCCGGATCACCGCGAATCCAATTCGATCGAAGACCGGGCCAAGGGCAAACGCATCGAGCAGCTGGCCAACAACTTTGCCGCTGCTCTGCTGATGCCCCAGGCTTCTTTGGCGAATCTGATCGACAAACGTCGAATTGATGACGTAAGCCATCTTGCCGACGTGGCCATGCAGTTGCGTGTCGCGCCGGTGGCCCTTGCCTGGAGACTGTTCAATCTGACCTGGATCTGCGCGGAAACACGCGATGCCCTTCAACAGGAGCACCAGCGCCCATCCGTGGCCGGTACGCCGAAGCGGTTCTCCCCGGCCTTCATCAACATGCTGCACCGCGCAATCGATAGAGGCCACCTGTCCGCTCGCAAGGCGGCAAAAGCCATGGGTGCCACCTTGACGCAGCTTGTGGACCTGTTTGCCGAGCACTCCCTACCCGCCCCCTTCGAACTGTAA